The Sorangiineae bacterium MSr11954 DNA segment GCCGAGAGAAGCGCGCGGCCGAGCGCCAAAAGCGGCGCGATCAAAGCAAGGAAAAGGCGATGGCAGCCGCAAACGCGGCGCTGGAGCAAGCCGCGCGTGAAGAGCGTGAGGAGCGCGAAGGACGCGAGCTCTCCGGCGAGGCCGTCGCTCTCGATGCAAAGGACAGCACGTCCTCGACCGACAGTGTCGAATGAGCCTCCGTCCAGGTCAAGGAGCCGTCGTGGCCGCGCTGCATGCGGGCCGGAGTGTCATCGAGGAGGCGCGCGCGGAGAGTCCGTTGCGGATGTTGTTGCCGAAGGTGGTGGGGGCGCGGGCGGCTTGGGTTTGTGTGACGAGCTTGGGTGGGGGGCTCGTAAGGGGGATGTGCTGGACCTCGATGTGGAGGTGAAGCAAGGGGCGACCTTGTTGATGACGACGCAGTCGGCGACGAAGGCGTTTCGGGGGGAGACGAGGCAGGTGGTGCGCGCGCGGGTGGAGGGGACCCTCGTGGCTTGGCCCGATCCGGTGGCGTGCTTCGGGGGGGCGACGTATGGGTCGGAGGTTCGGGTGACGCTCGGGGGTTCGGGGGCGCTGGTGCTCGTGGATGCGTTTACGTCGGGGAGGCCGGCGTATGGGGAGCGGTGGGCGTTCGAGAGGTTCTCCACGCGGGTGCGGGTGGAGCGGGTGCAGAAAGATGAACGGTGCGAGCCGGTCGCGATCGACGCGGCGTTGCTCGATGCGCAGCATGGGGCGATTGGGGAGAGGTTCGGTCGGGTGAATGCGTTTGCGACTGTGTTCGCGGTGGGCGCGGGGGTGCGGCCGGTGATCGAGGCGCTGCTCGAGGTGGGCCGGGAGGAGCGGGAGCAAGGTGTGCTCTATGCGCCTTCGCGGCTCGCGCGGGATGAGGGCGCGGTGGCACGGGTGGCGGGCGAGCGCACGGAGGATGTGCTTCGCACGGTGCATCGGCGGCTTCGAAACGTTGCGGAAATGTGTGGTGTGGATCCCTATCGCGCGAAGCCGTAGGCTCTCTTCCACGAGGGGTTCATGAGCCGGATCGATCGACGGGCGTATGCCGCGATGTATGGGCCAACCACCGGGGACAAGGTGGCGCTGGGGGACACGGGGTTGGTGGTCCAGGTCGAACGCGACTTTGCGACGTACGGGGATGAGTGCAAGTTCGGCGGCGGGAAGGTGCTGCGCGACGAGATGGGGCAGATGGCCGGCATCGGCGACGCGGAGGCGCTCGACGTGGTCATCACCAACGCGCTGGTGCTCGATGCGTCGGGGATCTTCAAGGCCGATATCGGGATCAAGCACGGGCGCATCGTGGGCATCGGCAAGGCGGGGAACCCCAGGGTGATGGCCGGGGTCACCCCGAACATGTTGGTGGGGGTGACGACCGAGGCCATCGCAGGCGAAGGGCTGGTGCTCACCGCCGGCGGCATCGATACGCACATTCATTTCATCTGCCCGCAGCAGGCCGATGAGGCGATCGCCAGCGGGGTCACCACCTTGGTGGGCGGCGGCACCGGTCCCACGACGGGGACCAAGGCGACCACGTGCTCGCCGGGGGTGCGCAACATCGAGATGATGCTGCGCGCGTGCGATGCGCTGCCCGTGAACATCGGGCTCACGGGAAAGGGAAACACCTCGCGGCCGGAAGGGCTGGTGGAGCAGGTGCGGGCGGGCGCGCTCGGGCTCAAGCTGCACGAGGACTGGGGAACGACGCCGGCGGCCATCGACTGTTGCCTGGAGGTGGCCGAGGACGAGGACGTGCAGGTCACGATCCACACCGACACGCTCAACGAGTCGGGCTACGTGGACGACTCGATCGCCGCCTTTCGCGGGCGGACGATCCACACGTACCACACGGAGGGCGCGGGGGGCGGTCACGCGCCCGACATTCTGCGCGTGGCCGGCGAGGCCAACGTCCTCCCGAGCTCCACGAACCCCACGCGCCCCTTCACCGTCAATACCTTGGATGAGCACCTCGATATGCTCATGGTCTGCCATCACCTCGATCGGCGCATCCCGGAGGACGTAGCCTTCGCCGAGAGCCGCATCCGCGGTGAGACCATCGCCGCCGAGGACGTGCTCCACGATCTGGGCGCGCTCAGCATGATGGCCAGCGACAGCCAGGCGATGGGGCGGGTCGGCGAGGTGATCTGCCGCACCTGGCAGACGGCGGCCAAGATGAAGGGCGAGCGGGGACGGCTCGACGGCGAGTCGGGGGAGAACGACAACCTGCGCGTGCGGCGCTACCTCGCGAAGTACACGATCAACCCGGCGATCGCGCATGGAATGGCGCGCGAGGTGGGGTCGGTCGACGTCGGCAAGTGGGCGGATCTGGTGCTGTGGCGGCCGGCGTTCTTCGGCATCCGGCCGGAGCTGGTGCTCAAGGGCGGGTTCGTCGCGTGGTCGCAGATGGGGGATCCCAACGCGTCGATCCCAACGCCCCAGCCGGCGTACATGCGCCCGATGTTCGGGGCGCTCGGGCGCGCGGTCGGGGCGTCGAGCTTGACCTTCGTGTCCAAGCGGGCGCTCGCGGAGGGCAGCGTGGCCAAGCTGGGCCTGACGAAGCGCACGGTGGCCGTGGAGCGATGCCGGGGGCTCGGCAAAAGGGACATGGTCCTGAACGACGCGCTGCCGGTGCTGCGCATCGATCCGGAGACGTATGAGGTCTTCGCCGATGGGGTGCGCCTCACGGCGAGCCCCGCGAAGAGCGTTCCCCTCGCCCGGCTTTACTCTTTGTTCTGACGTTCCGGGCGCGCCGCCGTTTGCCGCGCACGACGACGCTATCGAGGCCTGCACACCGTGACAACGCCCGACAAAACATGGCTCGTGTGGCAGCTGGCCGATAGCGCGTTCCCCGCGGGGGGATTTGCGCACTCGGGCGGGTTGGAGGCGAGCTTTCAGCTCGGCTTGGTGGAACGTTTCGAGGCGTACCTCGATCCGAGCCTCTGGCAAGTGGGGCATGTGGCCCTCCCCTTCGTGCGCGCAGCGGCGCGGCGCCCGAACCGGCTCGGGGAGCTCGACGCCCTCGCCGATGCGACCCTCACGAACCATATCGCCAACCGCGCCAGCCGAGCACAAGGTCGCGCGTTCTGGTCCACCGCGCGGCGCGTCTTCGATGCGGAGGCGCTCCGGCAGCTCGGCGCGCGGGCATCGGCGACCATGCACGTCGCGCCGATCTTCGGCGCCGCGCTGGCCGCGCTGGGCATGAACGAGGACGACGCCGTTTCCTTGTACATGCACACATCGATTCGGACCGTGCTGTCGGCCGCGGTGCGCCTTGGCATCGTGGGGCCGCTGGAGGCGCAGCGCCTGCAATCGAGCCGTGGCCCGCTGCTGGGACGCATCGTCGCGTCGTGCGCCGCCATCGCGCCAGACGAGATCGCCCAAACCTTTCCCCTATCCGACGCGTGCGCCGCGCTTCACGACGGCCTCTACGCGCGTCTTTTTCAGTCCTGAGAGGCCCCCATGCACGATTCCGCGCACCCGCATCGTCCGCACGACCCTTCGCATCCTCACGGGCACGAGCACCCGCACGGGCACGAGCCTCACGAGCACGAGCCTCACGAGCACGAGCCTCACGAGCACGGGCATGAGCACCCGCACGGACACGAACCACACGAGCCACACGAGCACGGCCATACGCACGAGCGCTGGGCGGGGCCCGGCTTCTTCCACGACCGGACGCATCACGCCACGGGGAGCGCGCACCGCCATTCGTTCGAGGAGCGCGCGTTTACGGTGGGCATCGGGGGTCCGGTCGGAAGTGGGAAGACGGCGCTGGTGCTTCAACTCTGCCGAAGGTTGCGGGAGCGGATGCGACTGGGCGTGGTGACCAACGATATTTTCACGCGCGAGGACGCGGAGTTTCTGGAGCGCAACCAAGCGCTACCACCGGGCCAGATTCGGGCGGTTGAAACCGGCGGTTGCCCGCATGCGGCGATCCGGGAGGATATCAGCCCCAACCTGGACGCCCTCGCACAGTTGATGCAGGAAATGGCGCCCGATGCGCCGGAGCTGCTCATCGTCGAGAGCGGCGGCGACAACCTGGCGGCGCAATACAGCCGGGAGCTGGTGGACTTCACGGTTTACGTGATCGACGTGGCCGGGGGCGACAAAGTCCCGCGCAAAGGTGGGCCGGGCATTACGCAAAGCGATCTCTTGATCATCAATAAGATCGATCTCGCGCCCCACGTGGGCGCCAGCCTCGAGGTGATGGCGCGCGACGCCAACCGCATGCGCCAAGGAGGGCCCGTGGTCTTCACGCGCTGCAACGAGGGCGAGGGCGTGGATTCGGTCATCGGCCATATCCTGACCGCCCGAACCGAGGCGCTTCGAAGGTGTGCGTCAAGATAGGTTGTATTGTTGCAATGTGGGGATACGGATTTGCGTTGGGAGCCAAATTTACGGCCTTCACATCGGCTTGTGTTTAGCCATACTGTAATGCCTATGGCACCCCCCGAGCTCCCCGCGGTACGTATCCTCATCGTCGATGACGACAAGGCCATCTGCGAGTACATGCAGACGCTCCTCGAGCGCGATGGTTTCCAAGTCAAAACCCTGAGCGACCCCTCCAGCGTCGAGGAAGAAGTTCGCCAGGGTGGTTACCACCTCATCGTGCTCGACCTCATGATGCCGAAGCTCGATGGCATCGAGGTCCTGCGTCGGATTCGCAAACTGGATAGCGACATTGCGGTCGTCATCTTCACGGGCTTCCCCAACCTCGAGACGGCGGTCGCCTCGATGAAGCTCGATGCGGTCGACTACCTGAAGAAGCCCTTCAACGTCGACGAATTCCGCGAGGTCCTCGCCCGCGTGATGCGCAAGAAGGGGCTTGCGCGCACCCCCGAGGAGCAGCTCCATCGGGTCATCGGTGACACCATCCGCAACCTGCGCAAGGAGAAGGACCTGACCTTGAAGCAGATGTCGCGCCGCACCGGGCTCAGCGTCTCGTTGCTCTCGCAAATCGAGCGCGCCGAGTCCTCCGCCTCCATCTCGTCGCTCTACAAAATCGCAATCGCCCTCGAATCCCGCATCCAAGATCTCTTCGGCGAATTCTGATCTTTACAGACGACTCGGCGGCGACGATACTTCGCCGCCACGTCGGCCGGAGTAGCTCAGTTGGTTAGAGCGGGCGTTTCATACGCGCTAGGTCAGGGGTTCGACTCCCTTCTCCGGCACTTGTTTTTCTCGGTAATTTTCAGTGGTTTGTAGATGCGCGCTAAGGTTCGCGCTAAGATATTTGCAGTCTGCACGCAAATCGGGCCCTGTTTGGGCCCATGATTTGGGCTCCCCGAGGGCCGGAGTTCCGCCGGGCCCTTGAAGGCCTCCAAGGGCCTGAAGGACGACATCGAGCTTCGCATGGAGGGCACGCTGCTGCGGGTCCTCCAGTTGCTCTAGAGCTGGCTTCCCGTTGCGCATCGGAAAGGCCATGACCGCCTTACACAGGGGCTCCCACTTCCAGAGCGTGTAGGCGTCGACGATGGTCCCCTTCTTGTTGTGGGTGACCTGCTCCAGCACGTCCTCCGGCGCGCCATTGTTTCGGCACTCGGAGATCATGGTGTGCCGGGCGGCATGCTCGGTGTGAGGGGTGACGTCGACGAGGAGACAGGTCGCGTTGAACGACTTGCCCGCCGTCGAGTTCGTGTGATTCGTGTAGGTGTCCTTCGTGCGCCGCCTGAGTCGGCGCGGGACGATGAAATTCTCACGCTTCGGCTTCCGACCGTAGATCGTCTCGAAGTGCTCGTTCCACCATGCATCGAGAATGCGCTCGAGCTCGGGATGCACGGGAACGTTGCGCACACGATCTTTCTGGTGGTTCGACGTCTTGAGCGGCCGATCGTCGAATTGGGTGTTGACGAGCAGGCTGCCAAGCGGCTTCGGCTTCCGATCCCAATGCAGGAAGCGTCGGCCGCATGCCTCGCCCTCCCGCAGGCCAGCGTAGAACCGGAGGGCGTTGAGCACCAATTGGTCCCACGGAACGGGCTCGCTCGTCAGCCGATGGACTTCCTCCAAGCTGTACGGGTAGCGCGGCGTCGTCACCTTCGTCGAGATCGTCCCCGGCGGCAGTACGCAAGGATTCGCGGAAAGGATGGCCTCGTAGACAGCCTGCTGAAAACAACCGTGCACGATCCCGAACAGGTTTGCGACGCTCTTCGGAGCATGCGCGCATGCACCTGGACATGGCGGGCGAAGCGATTGCAAGCTCCAGTCCTCGGGCCATCGCCATGCGCAGGACGTCGGTTCGCTTGAACTGCCAACCGGGACGCGACGTCTTCGCGGCCGCCTCTTCGGCGCGCCCCAACCATTCAGCCACCTTGTGACAAACGCTCTTGGGGCGCCGTGCGCTCGGCCAATCGTGGCGAGCTGCAAGGTCGCACTCCATCCAACGTCAGGCGCCTCGACGAGGGCCTTTCCCCGAAGTGTCGGTGCGAGTCGCTCGCCCCTTGCCGTTCGGGCCCCGTGTCGGGCTCCACGCCTCGCGGAGGAAGTCCACGAATGCCTTGACCGCCGGGGCGCCGCTGTTCTGTCTCGGATAATAGAGAAACCAACCCGGATGAGGGGCGCACCACCGCTCCAGCAAGGCCATGAGCCGCCCCTGTTCGATGAAGGGCTGCACGCGATAGTCGGCCCAAAAGGCGATCCCGACCCCTTGAAGTGCCGCTGTCAGAGCCAAATCCTTGTGTGATGTGATGAGTGGCCCCTCCACCGCCACCGAAAACCACTGCCCATTTTTGAAGAACTCCCACTTGTAGAGGCCTTCGGTCCCGGGCTGGCGCCAATTGATGCATCGATGGTCGCGGAGGTCGGCGGGAGACTTCGGCGCACCGTGGCGCTGGACGTACTCTGGAGAAGCGACGACCAACGTGCGAAATGGCTTCCCGAGACGGACAGCCACCATGTCGCGATCAATCGATTCGCCGAGGCGCATCCCGACGTCGAGTCCCTCTCTCACGATATCGAGCGACACCTCGCTCACCGAGATGTCGAGCACGACGTCGGGATGGCGTGCGTTGAACTCGCCCAACAGCGGCTCGACGAAGGTCTGGACTGCAAGCCTAGGCGCATGCAAGCGCACAGTCCCGGCCGCCTCCTGACGCCGGTCGAGAACATCCAAGACGGCAGCGTCCATCTCGATCATGGCAGCGCGAAAGCGCGCATGGAGGCGAGCACCGGCCTCTGTCGGCGCGACACTGCGCGTGGTGCGAGCGAGGAGCCGCACACCGAGGCGCGTCTCCAGCGAGCGAATCGTCTGGCTCAGGCTGGAGGGCGCGATGCCGAGAGATTCAGCCGCGCGCACGAAGCTTTGACGATCGACCACGGCGACGAACGCGCGCAATTCTGCAAATTCGGACCCACGCATTATATCCTCTCAGGCTCACAGCTCGTTCGGATTATACACGATAGTATAAACAGTTCTTCGAACCTAACGTTGCCAGCACCAACAACGAGAAAGGTAAGACGATGGCGATTTCCTCCCCGAAGAACTTCTTGATCACCGGTGCTAGCTCGGGTCTCGGACAAGCCCTGAGTCGGGCCACGCTCGCGAGCGGACATCGCGTCTTCGGAACCGTCCGCGATAGCGCGGCGCGATGCGCGTTCGAGGCGCTCGCGCCAGGGCGAGCGGTGGCCCCGATAGTCGACATCACACACGCGCACGACATCGACCAGGTTGTAGCCGAGCTCGAAAAAGACTTCGGTTCGATCGACGTGCTCGTGAACAACGCCGGCTATGGTCATGAGGGCATCATCGAAGAGTCGGACCTCGACGAGCTGCGACGCCAATTCGAGGTGAACGTCTTCGGCACGATTGCCGTCACCAAGAGCGTGCTGCCCTTCATGCGGCGCCGCCGGAGAGGACGGATCATCACGATCACATCGATGGGCGGCCTCGTTGCCTTTCCTGGCGTTGGCTACTACTGCGCGAGCAAGTTCGCGCTCGAAGGGTTCTCCGAAACACTGCGGCACGAGGTCGCCTCGTTCGGCATCGCCGTTACGGCAGTCGAGCCGGGCTCGTTCCGCACGGATTGGGCGGGCCGCTCGATGCGGCGCTCGCCTCGGAGCATCCCGGACTACGACACACTCTTCGAGCCCTTACGACACCGCAGGCAGGAGCACAGCGGTCGACAGCTCGGTGATCCCGCGAAAGCTGCCGACGCGATCCTAAAGCTCGTCGATAGCGCGGCGCCACCAGCGCACCTGATCTTGGGCCCCGACGCGCTCTCGTTCGTACAGAAGAAGCTCGACGAGCTACGCCGGGAAATGGCGGATTGGGAATCGACCACGACATCGACGAACGTCGACTAAAGCACGTCGCTCGAATCGTCGGGCCACCAGATTCGGAATTTGTCGGCGTCGATGAAACTCCGGACCCCAATCGAGCGCCAGTCTCCGCTGTCTGGCTTATCGGGTGACCATCCTAGTGGAAGATCGATGAACGCGGAATGAACAGCAATGCTGTTGGTGTGAAGATTGTGAACCGTGATGTCCCCGACCTTTCGGCGGCCGCCCTCGGACGGCATGGGGCCATCATCGAAGTCGCCCGTCCACCAATACGGGTGAACGTATTGGCACATCACGACGATGTCCCGTCCTGGAGCAAAGGCCGGCGGGCGAATCGTAGGCTCCCTCCAAAAAAAGGAATGGCGGCAGCTGCGTCATCGATCTCGGGTCAAAGATCACATAGCCCGACTCGGATTGGTCGAGAAAGGTTATCAGGCACTTCCCGCTGAGCGGATCAGCGATGATGCGCTCCGCCGATCCAGCCGGTACGCAGATGTCCGCCCGGCCCGTGATCTCGAGTCCGGGCAGGGAGCGCTTCGTGACGGCGTGCGGTACGCCGCGCCGATTACCGGGGAATCGATGTTGGAACGCATGCGCGCACGTCTGCTCCGTGCCCTCGACGCACAACAACGCATCACC contains these protein-coding regions:
- a CDS encoding urease accessory protein UreD, yielding MLDLDVEVKQGATLLMTTQSATKAFRGETRQVVRARVEGTLVAWPDPVACFGGATYGSEVRVTLGGSGALVLVDAFTSGRPAYGERWAFERFSTRVRVERVQKDERCEPVAIDAALLDAQHGAIGERFGRVNAFATVFAVGAGVRPVIEALLEVGREEREQGVLYAPSRLARDEGAVARVAGERTEDVLRTVHRRLRNVAEMCGVDPYRAKP
- the ureC gene encoding urease subunit alpha; translation: MSRIDRRAYAAMYGPTTGDKVALGDTGLVVQVERDFATYGDECKFGGGKVLRDEMGQMAGIGDAEALDVVITNALVLDASGIFKADIGIKHGRIVGIGKAGNPRVMAGVTPNMLVGVTTEAIAGEGLVLTAGGIDTHIHFICPQQADEAIASGVTTLVGGGTGPTTGTKATTCSPGVRNIEMMLRACDALPVNIGLTGKGNTSRPEGLVEQVRAGALGLKLHEDWGTTPAAIDCCLEVAEDEDVQVTIHTDTLNESGYVDDSIAAFRGRTIHTYHTEGAGGGHAPDILRVAGEANVLPSSTNPTRPFTVNTLDEHLDMLMVCHHLDRRIPEDVAFAESRIRGETIAAEDVLHDLGALSMMASDSQAMGRVGEVICRTWQTAAKMKGERGRLDGESGENDNLRVRRYLAKYTINPAIAHGMAREVGSVDVGKWADLVLWRPAFFGIRPELVLKGGFVAWSQMGDPNASIPTPQPAYMRPMFGALGRAVGASSLTFVSKRALAEGSVAKLGLTKRTVAVERCRGLGKRDMVLNDALPVLRIDPETYEVFADGVRLTASPAKSVPLARLYSLF
- a CDS encoding urease accessory protein UreF, with the protein product MTTPDKTWLVWQLADSAFPAGGFAHSGGLEASFQLGLVERFEAYLDPSLWQVGHVALPFVRAAARRPNRLGELDALADATLTNHIANRASRAQGRAFWSTARRVFDAEALRQLGARASATMHVAPIFGAALAALGMNEDDAVSLYMHTSIRTVLSAAVRLGIVGPLEAQRLQSSRGPLLGRIVASCAAIAPDEIAQTFPLSDACAALHDGLYARLFQS
- the ureG gene encoding urease accessory protein UreG, which encodes MGIGGPVGSGKTALVLQLCRRLRERMRLGVVTNDIFTREDAEFLERNQALPPGQIRAVETGGCPHAAIREDISPNLDALAQLMQEMAPDAPELLIVESGGDNLAAQYSRELVDFTVYVIDVAGGDKVPRKGGPGITQSDLLIINKIDLAPHVGASLEVMARDANRMRQGGPVVFTRCNEGEGVDSVIGHILTARTEALRRCASR
- a CDS encoding response regulator, whose translation is MAPPELPAVRILIVDDDKAICEYMQTLLERDGFQVKTLSDPSSVEEEVRQGGYHLIVLDLMMPKLDGIEVLRRIRKLDSDIAVVIFTGFPNLETAVASMKLDAVDYLKKPFNVDEFREVLARVMRKKGLARTPEEQLHRVIGDTIRNLRKEKDLTLKQMSRRTGLSVSLLSQIERAESSASISSLYKIAIALESRIQDLFGEF
- a CDS encoding LysR family transcriptional regulator, with the translated sequence MRGSEFAELRAFVAVVDRQSFVRAAESLGIAPSSLSQTIRSLETRLGVRLLARTTRSVAPTEAGARLHARFRAAMIEMDAAVLDVLDRRQEAAGTVRLHAPRLAVQTFVEPLLGEFNARHPDVVLDISVSEVSLDIVREGLDVGMRLGESIDRDMVAVRLGKPFRTLVVASPEYVQRHGAPKSPADLRDHRCINWRQPGTEGLYKWEFFKNGQWFSVAVEGPLITSHKDLALTAALQGVGIAFWADYRVQPFIEQGRLMALLERWCAPHPGWFLYYPRQNSGAPAVKAFVDFLREAWSPTRGPNGKGRATRTDTSGKGPRRGA
- a CDS encoding oxidoreductase, which gives rise to MAISSPKNFLITGASSGLGQALSRATLASGHRVFGTVRDSAARCAFEALAPGRAVAPIVDITHAHDIDQVVAELEKDFGSIDVLVNNAGYGHEGIIEESDLDELRRQFEVNVFGTIAVTKSVLPFMRRRRRGRIITITSMGGLVAFPGVGYYCASKFALEGFSETLRHEVASFGIAVTAVEPGSFRTDWAGRSMRRSPRSIPDYDTLFEPLRHRRQEHSGRQLGDPAKAADAILKLVDSAAPPAHLILGPDALSFVQKKLDELRREMADWESTTTSTNVD